One genomic window of Pseudomonas sp. LFM046 includes the following:
- the atpE gene encoding F0F1 ATP synthase subunit C, with protein sequence METVVGLTAIAVALLIGLGALGTAIGFGLLGGKFLEGAARQPEMVPMLQVKMFIVAGLLDAVTMIGVGIALFFTFANPFIAQVAQ encoded by the coding sequence ATGGAAACTGTAGTAGGTCTGACCGCGATCGCCGTAGCTCTGCTGATTGGTCTGGGTGCCCTGGGTACCGCCATTGGCTTCGGTCTGCTGGGTGGCAAGTTCCTGGAAGGCGCTGCTCGCCAGCCGGAAATGGTCCCGATGCTGCAAGTTAAAATGTTCATCGTGGCCGGTCTGCTCGACGCCGTAACCATGATCGGCGTTGGTATCGCTCTGTTCTTCACCTTCGCTAACCCGTTCATTGCTCAGGTAGCCCAGTAA
- the atpB gene encoding F0F1 ATP synthase subunit A codes for MAEQTASGYIQHHLQNLTFGRLPTGEWGFAHSAEQAKEMGFWAFHLDTLGWSIGLGLLFVLLFRMAAKKATSGVPGGLQNLVEVMVDFVDSNVKDTFHGRNPLIAPLALTIFVWIFLMNAIDLIPVDWIPLLATTVSGNEHLAFRAVPTTDPNATLGMAFSVFGLIIFYSIKVKGIGGFLGELTLHPFSSKNMLVQILLIPVNFLLEFVTLVAKPISLALRLFGNMYAGELVFILIAVMFGAGILLLSGLGIALQWAWAVFHILIITLQAFIFMMLTIVYLSMAHEDNH; via the coding sequence AACCGCTTCGGGCTATATCCAGCATCACCTGCAGAACCTGACCTTCGGTCGTCTGCCCACCGGCGAGTGGGGTTTCGCCCACAGCGCCGAACAAGCCAAGGAAATGGGCTTCTGGGCCTTCCATCTGGACACCCTGGGCTGGTCCATCGGCCTCGGCCTGCTGTTCGTGCTCCTCTTCCGCATGGCAGCCAAGAAGGCCACCTCCGGTGTTCCCGGCGGCTTGCAGAACCTGGTTGAAGTGATGGTCGACTTCGTCGACAGCAACGTCAAAGACACCTTCCATGGCCGTAACCCGCTGATCGCCCCCCTGGCCCTGACCATCTTCGTCTGGATCTTCCTGATGAACGCCATCGACCTGATCCCGGTCGACTGGATTCCGCTGCTGGCCACCACCGTTTCCGGCAATGAGCACCTGGCCTTCCGTGCCGTTCCGACCACCGACCCGAACGCCACCCTCGGCATGGCTTTCTCGGTATTCGGCCTGATCATCTTCTACAGCATCAAGGTCAAGGGCATCGGCGGCTTCCTCGGCGAACTGACCCTGCACCCGTTCAGCAGCAAGAACATGCTCGTTCAGATTCTGCTGATCCCGGTCAACTTCCTGCTCGAGTTTGTGACCCTGGTGGCCAAGCCGATCTCCCTGGCCCTGCGTCTCTTCGGCAACATGTACGCTGGCGAACTGGTGTTCATCCTGATCGCCGTGATGTTCGGCGCCGGCATCCTGCTGCTGAGCGGCCTGGGCATCGCACTGCAGTGGGCGTGGGCTGTGTTCCACATCCTGATCATCACCCTGCAGGCCTTCATCTTCATGATGCTGACCATCGTCTACCTGTCGATGGCGCATGAGGACAACCATTAA
- a CDS encoding F0F1 ATP synthase subunit B yields MNINATLIGQSVAFFIFVLFCMKFVWPPVITALHERQKKIADGLDAANRAARDLELAHEKVGQQLREAKGQAAEIIEQAKKRANQIVDEARDQARAEGERLKAQAQAEIEQELNSVKDALRAQLGSLAVGGAEKILGATIDQNAHAELVNKLAAEI; encoded by the coding sequence GTGAACATTAATGCAACCCTGATCGGCCAGTCCGTTGCCTTCTTCATCTTCGTACTGTTCTGCATGAAGTTCGTGTGGCCTCCGGTCATCACTGCTCTGCATGAACGTCAGAAGAAGATTGCCGACGGTCTGGACGCTGCCAACCGAGCGGCTCGTGACCTGGAGCTGGCCCATGAAAAAGTGGGTCAGCAACTGCGCGAAGCCAAAGGTCAGGCGGCAGAAATCATCGAGCAAGCCAAAAAGCGCGCTAACCAGATCGTCGACGAAGCTCGCGATCAGGCACGTGCTGAAGGCGAGCGCCTGAAGGCGCAGGCTCAGGCCGAGATCGAGCAGGAACTGAACAGCGTCAAAGACGCGCTGCGCGCCCAACTGGGTAGCCTGGCGGTCGGCGGTGCCGAGAAGATCCTGGGTGCCACTATCGATCAAAACGCGCACGCGGAGCTGGTTAACAAACTGGCTGCCGAAATCTAA
- the atpA gene encoding F0F1 ATP synthase subunit alpha produces the protein MQQLNPSEISEIIKGRIEKLDVSSQARNEGTIVSVSDGIVRIHGLADVMYGEMIEFPGGIYGMALNLEQDSVGAVILGKYVGLAEGMSAKCTGRILEVPVGPELLGRVVDALGNPIDGKGPINAQATDAVEKVAPGVIWRKSVDQPVQTGYKAVDAMIPIGRGQRELIIGDRQIGKTALAVDAIINQKDSGIRCVYVAIGQKQSTIANVVRKLEENGALANTIIVAASASESPALQYIAPYAGCTMGEFFRDRGEDALIIYDDLSKQAVAYRQISLLLRRPPGREAYPGDVFYLHSRLLERASRVSEEYVEKFTNGAVKGKTGSLTALPIIETQAGDVSAFVPTNVISITDGQIFLESALFNSGIRPAVNAGISVSRVGGAAQTKIIKKLSGGIRTALAQYRELAAFAQFASDLDEATRKQLEHGQRVTELMKQKQYAPMSIADMSLSLYAAERGFLQDIELAKIGAFEQALIAYFNRDHAALMAKINEKGDFNDEIDAGIKAGIEKFKATQTW, from the coding sequence ATGCAGCAACTCAATCCTTCCGAAATTAGTGAAATCATCAAGGGACGTATCGAGAAACTCGACGTCTCTTCCCAAGCCCGCAACGAAGGCACCATCGTCTCCGTTTCCGACGGCATCGTGCGTATCCACGGCCTGGCCGATGTGATGTACGGTGAAATGATCGAGTTCCCGGGCGGCATCTACGGCATGGCGCTGAACCTGGAGCAAGACTCCGTTGGTGCTGTGATCCTGGGTAAATACGTCGGCCTCGCCGAAGGCATGAGCGCCAAGTGCACCGGCCGCATCCTGGAAGTACCGGTAGGTCCGGAACTGCTGGGCCGCGTTGTCGACGCCCTCGGCAACCCGATCGATGGCAAAGGCCCGATCAACGCTCAAGCCACCGACGCGGTGGAAAAGGTAGCCCCGGGCGTGATCTGGCGTAAGTCGGTAGACCAGCCGGTACAGACCGGCTACAAGGCCGTCGACGCCATGATCCCGATCGGCCGTGGCCAGCGTGAGCTGATCATCGGCGACCGTCAGATCGGCAAGACCGCCCTGGCCGTTGACGCCATCATCAACCAGAAAGACAGCGGCATCCGCTGCGTCTACGTGGCTATCGGTCAGAAGCAATCGACCATCGCCAACGTGGTTCGCAAGCTGGAAGAAAACGGCGCCCTGGCCAACACCATCATCGTGGCTGCCAGTGCTTCCGAATCTCCTGCGCTGCAGTACATCGCACCGTACGCCGGCTGCACCATGGGCGAGTTCTTCCGTGATCGCGGCGAAGACGCCCTGATCATCTACGACGACCTGTCCAAGCAAGCCGTAGCCTACCGCCAGATCTCCCTGCTGCTGCGCCGTCCGCCGGGCCGCGAAGCCTATCCGGGCGACGTGTTCTATCTCCACAGCCGTCTGCTGGAACGCGCTTCCCGCGTTTCCGAAGAGTACGTAGAGAAGTTCACCAATGGCGCCGTGAAAGGCAAGACCGGTTCCCTGACCGCTCTGCCGATCATCGAAACCCAGGCTGGCGACGTTTCCGCGTTCGTTCCGACCAACGTGATCTCCATCACCGACGGTCAGATCTTCCTGGAATCCGCTCTGTTCAACTCGGGTATCCGTCCGGCCGTTAACGCCGGTATCTCGGTATCCCGTGTTGGTGGTGCGGCCCAGACCAAGATCATCAAGAAGCTGTCCGGTGGTATCCGTACCGCTCTGGCCCAGTACCGTGAACTGGCTGCGTTCGCGCAGTTCGCTTCCGATCTGGACGAAGCTACCCGCAAGCAGCTGGAACACGGTCAGCGCGTTACCGAGCTGATGAAGCAGAAGCAGTATGCGCCCATGTCCATCGCCGATATGTCGCTGAGCCTGTATGCCGCCGAGCGTGGCTTCCTGCAGGACATCGAGCTGGCCAAGATCGGCGCCTTCGAGCAGGCCCTGATTGCTTACTTCAATCGTGATCACGCCGCCCTGATGGCGAAGATCAACGAGAAGGGTGACTTCAACGACGAAATCGACGCCGGCATCAAGGCTGGTATCGAGAAGTTCAAGGCCACCCAAACCTGGTAA
- a CDS encoding F0F1 ATP synthase subunit delta: MAELTTLARPYAKAAFEYAQAHQQLAAWSAMLGLAAAVSQDDTMQRVLKAPRLTSTEKANAFNEVVGDKFDAQAQNFIHVVSENGRLVLLPEIAELFELYKAEQEKSVDVEVVSAFALSDEQQDKLAKVLSARLSREVRLHAAEDSSLIGGVVIRAGDLVIDGSVRGKLAKLAEALKS; the protein is encoded by the coding sequence ATGGCAGAACTGACCACGCTGGCCCGACCTTACGCCAAGGCTGCTTTCGAGTACGCCCAGGCCCATCAGCAGCTGGCCGCCTGGTCGGCCATGCTTGGCCTGGCCGCTGCGGTGTCGCAGGACGACACCATGCAGCGCGTGCTCAAAGCCCCGCGTCTGACGAGTACAGAGAAAGCCAACGCCTTCAATGAAGTGGTTGGCGACAAGTTCGACGCCCAGGCACAGAACTTCATCCATGTTGTTTCCGAAAACGGCCGCCTCGTGCTGCTGCCGGAAATCGCCGAGCTGTTCGAGCTGTACAAGGCCGAGCAGGAGAAGTCGGTAGACGTGGAAGTCGTCAGTGCCTTCGCATTGAGCGATGAACAGCAAGACAAACTCGCCAAGGTTCTCAGCGCACGGCTCAGCCGGGAAGTGCGTCTGCACGCCGCGGAAGACTCCAGCCTCATAGGCGGTGTCGTGATCCGCGCCGGCGACCTGGTTATCGATGGCTCGGTTCGCGGCAAGCTCGCGAAACTGGCCGAAGCGTTGAAATCTTGA
- the atpD gene encoding F0F1 ATP synthase subunit beta, with the protein MSSGRIVQIIGAVIDVEFPRDQVPNVYDALKVSGVETTLEVQQQLGDGVVRSIAMGSTEGLKRGLGVSNTGAAIAVPVGKATLGRIMDVLGNPIDEAGPIGEEERWVIHRDAPSYAEQAGGNELLETGIKVIDLVCPFAKGGKVGLFGGAGVGKTVNMMELIRNIAIEHSGYSVFAGVGERTREGNDFYHEMKDSNVLDKVALVYGQMNEPPGNRLRVALTGLTMAEKFRDEGRDVLLFVDNIYRYTLAGTEVSALLGRMPSAVGYQPTLAEEMGVLQERITSTKTGSITSIQAVYVPADDLTDPSPATTFAHLDATVVLSRDIASLGIYPAVDPLDSTSRQLDPLVIGQDHYETARGVQYVLQRYKELKDIIAILGMDELSEADKQLVNRARKIQRFLSQPFFVAEVFTGSPGKYVALKDTIAGFKGILNGDYDHLPEQAFYMVGGIEEAIEKAKKL; encoded by the coding sequence ATGAGTAGCGGACGTATCGTTCAAATCATCGGCGCCGTTATCGACGTGGAATTCCCGCGTGATCAGGTGCCGAACGTTTACGACGCGCTGAAGGTCAGCGGCGTCGAAACCACCCTGGAAGTCCAGCAGCAGCTGGGCGACGGCGTGGTTCGTTCCATCGCCATGGGTTCGACCGAAGGCCTCAAGCGTGGCCTGGGCGTATCCAATACTGGCGCAGCCATCGCAGTTCCGGTCGGTAAAGCGACCCTGGGCCGCATCATGGACGTGCTGGGCAACCCCATCGACGAAGCCGGCCCCATCGGCGAAGAAGAGCGTTGGGTTATCCACCGCGACGCTCCGTCCTATGCGGAGCAGGCTGGCGGCAACGAGCTGCTGGAAACCGGCATCAAGGTAATCGACCTGGTCTGCCCCTTCGCCAAAGGCGGTAAGGTCGGCCTGTTCGGTGGCGCCGGTGTAGGCAAGACCGTGAACATGATGGAACTGATCCGTAACATCGCGATCGAGCACAGCGGTTACTCCGTGTTCGCCGGCGTGGGTGAGCGTACTCGTGAGGGTAACGACTTCTACCACGAGATGAAGGACTCCAACGTTCTCGACAAGGTAGCCCTGGTATACGGCCAGATGAACGAGCCGCCGGGCAACCGTCTGCGCGTTGCCCTGACCGGCCTGACCATGGCCGAGAAGTTCCGTGACGAAGGTCGCGACGTTCTGCTGTTCGTCGACAACATCTACCGTTACACCCTGGCCGGTACCGAAGTGTCCGCGCTGCTGGGTCGTATGCCGTCCGCTGTGGGTTACCAGCCGACCCTGGCCGAGGAAATGGGCGTTCTGCAAGAGCGCATCACCTCCACCAAGACCGGTTCGATTACCTCCATCCAGGCCGTATACGTTCCCGCGGACGACCTGACCGACCCGTCCCCGGCGACCACCTTCGCCCACCTGGACGCTACCGTCGTACTGTCCCGTGACATCGCCTCCCTGGGTATCTACCCGGCCGTTGACCCGCTGGACTCCACCAGCCGTCAGCTGGACCCGCTGGTGATCGGTCAGGACCACTACGAGACCGCTCGTGGTGTTCAGTACGTTCTGCAGCGTTACAAGGAACTGAAGGACATCATCGCGATCCTGGGTATGGACGAACTGTCCGAAGCGGACAAGCAGCTCGTTAACCGTGCTCGTAAGATCCAGCGCTTCCTGTCCCAGCCGTTCTTCGTGGCCGAAGTCTTCACCGGTTCCCCGGGCAAGTACGTCGCCCTGAAGGACACCATTGCTGGCTTCAAAGGCATCCTCAACGGCGACTATGACCACCTGCCCGAGCAGGCGTTCTACATGGTCGGCGGCATTGAAGAAGCCATCGAGAAAGCGAAGAAACTGTAA
- a CDS encoding F0F1 ATP synthase subunit epsilon encodes MAITVHCDIVSAEAEIFSGLVEMVIAHGHLGDLGIAPGHAPLITDLKPGPIRLVKQGGEDEVYYISGGFLEVQPNMVKVLADTVLRASDLDEAAAQESLKAAEKALHDRGAEFDYSTASARLAEAAAQLRTVQQIRKKFGG; translated from the coding sequence ATGGCTATTACTGTCCATTGCGATATCGTCAGCGCCGAAGCGGAGATCTTCTCCGGTCTGGTGGAGATGGTGATTGCGCACGGCCACCTGGGCGATCTGGGTATCGCGCCGGGCCACGCCCCGCTGATCACCGACCTCAAGCCGGGCCCCATTCGCCTGGTGAAGCAGGGTGGCGAGGACGAGGTGTATTACATCTCCGGCGGTTTCCTCGAAGTCCAGCCGAACATGGTGAAGGTCCTGGCCGACACCGTGCTTCGCGCCAGTGACCTGGACGAAGCGGCTGCTCAGGAGTCCCTCAAGGCTGCTGAGAAAGCTCTGCACGACCGGGGCGCGGAGTTCGACTACTCCACCGCCTCCGCTCGACTGGCCGAGGCCGCAGCCCAGCTGCGTACCGTCCAGCAGATCCGCAAGAAGTTCGGCGGCTAA
- the atpG gene encoding F0F1 ATP synthase subunit gamma encodes MAGAKEIRSKIASIKSTQKITSAMEKVAVSKMRRAQLRMAASRPYAERIRQVIGHLANANPEYRHPFMIDREVKRVGYVVVSSDRGLCGGLNINLFKTLIKNMAGYREQGVEIDLCVIGGKGAAFFRNYGGNVVAAISHIGEEPSINDLIGSVKVMLDAYLDGRIDRLFVVSNKFVNTMTQKPTVDQLVPLVADPDQELKHHWDYLYEPDAKEILEGLLVRYVESQVYQSVVENNACEQAARMIAMKNATDNAGDLISNLQLIYNKARQAAITQEISEIVGGAAAV; translated from the coding sequence ATGGCAGGCGCAAAAGAGATTCGCAGCAAGATTGCGAGCATCAAAAGCACGCAAAAGATCACCAGCGCCATGGAAAAGGTGGCGGTCAGCAAGATGCGCAGGGCTCAACTGCGCATGGCTGCCAGCCGCCCCTACGCGGAGCGCATCCGCCAGGTGATCGGTCATTTGGCCAACGCGAACCCGGAATACCGCCACCCGTTCATGATCGACCGCGAAGTGAAGCGCGTTGGTTATGTCGTGGTGAGCAGCGACCGCGGTCTGTGTGGCGGCTTGAACATCAACCTGTTCAAGACCCTGATCAAGAACATGGCGGGTTACCGCGAACAAGGCGTGGAGATCGACCTCTGCGTGATTGGTGGCAAGGGTGCGGCCTTCTTCCGCAACTACGGCGGTAACGTCGTTGCAGCCATCAGCCACATCGGCGAGGAACCTTCGATCAACGACCTGATCGGCAGCGTCAAGGTCATGCTCGACGCATACCTGGATGGCCGTATCGACCGCCTGTTCGTGGTTTCCAACAAGTTCGTCAACACCATGACGCAGAAGCCGACTGTGGACCAACTGGTTCCGCTGGTGGCCGATCCGGATCAAGAGTTGAAGCATCACTGGGACTACCTCTACGAACCCGACGCCAAGGAGATCCTCGAAGGTCTGCTGGTGCGCTACGTGGAATCCCAGGTGTATCAATCCGTGGTTGAGAACAACGCCTGCGAGCAGGCGGCACGGATGATCGCAATGAAGAACGCCACCGACAACGCCGGTGACCTGATCAGCAACCTCCAGCTGATCTACAACAAGGCGCGTCAGGCAGCGATCACTCAAGAGATTTCGGAAATCGTCGGCGGCGCTGCCGCGGTTTAA